The nucleotide window ttaagtttaaataatatgaaattcgTCTTTAAGTAGGTTTGGTTGAGACTCACTGAACATGAAGAAACATCAATTCATATTCGACTCATTTTGCGATTTAAAAGTTTGTGTAAACATGTCAAGTTCAACTTGGGTTCGCATGAGATGTTTGGTTAGACTTCCCAAAcgatgttattattttattttattttttaataatgtgaGCCGTGTTCAGGTAAATTTTTCCTATTATTCTCTAGTTTATATTCGAATTCGTGTCCATTTATGTTATGTTTGtattgggcttgttcaaagaAAAACTCGTTTGGAGTTTGAATAAACTCACTTCAAATCCAATTCTaccataaatataatatcaatggTAATCACAAACTAAATTCTTAAATaagcaattaaaaatattttgaagaaaatattaaaactcaCTGAtgtaaattcttaatttattgactctattatatttataatcgTCCtgtatactatttattttaaatttaacatgTAAATTGTAGTGCAAGAAATTTAGCGGGTTTGATTTGtgacataaaaataattattaaaaattaaaatatgattccAATTTTAAGTTGTATTGTAATATTTGTTATTGacataaatttacaaaattgtgctataaaaaatatgaatacgacttttaattgtttttcttaattttattataaattttagggtTGTATACAGCATTCAAATTCTATATCTAACAGGTAAGTTATTTTGGTTTAGTAAGGTAGTATATTAGGGCAATTATTGTTGAGTAGCACATATTCTAGACATTTATTTATTGTCTAACGTTATGTAAAGAATGGTATTATTTACATGAATATCGAATCCAACGgtgataattttcttaataagaattttgatttaacttgatttcttaattttttttcttaccgGGTAATTTGCTCCGTTTTGTCCATAAATATAAGGGCTGGACATTTGAAGGTGACCAACTTCCAAGTTCGGTGAactagaaagaagaagaagcctaTCCGCTAGATTAGTACAATGGAATCCCTATTCATCCAAATTCAAAAGTGCGTGCTTAATTGAACTATGTTTTCTATGCCGGAAAACCACCAAAGAGGGAGATTGTGGGAAGGCTAGCCAACAAACGAAATGGAGTGGTTTTTAGAAAGTGGTGATTGGAAAAATCAAACTTTcgaggaaaaattgttaatttttttttttttaaattaagagagaagacgagataaaattttagtttttttttaatttttattaaatgatgattttatctttgactctaataaaaaattttaataaaatactaaatatttaaattttaaaacttttcaaaCGAGAGTTTAgaaatacactaaaccttaggtgggaataagtcttttaacctaatatttaattattttttcaatttctaactataattatatgcatgataaTTTGGCTGATTAGGAGAACAATCATAGAAGGCCATGGGTGATCTTGGTGTAGCGTTGGATTGAACTTCAATAGGTGAGTGAAATCTCAAAAAAGTAGTgatatgtgtataatttttgtgtataaattaaaaataaaataatattaaaaaattataaccattggtttatataaatttaaaaggtaATAATATAGAAGAGCTTTAAAGTtgcttaaaaatattatattttttccattttataaaaaaataaagagagaataaTTATGGAACTCAACATTAGGCTATATCAGAgagagtaatttttattttcccacctaaaatttggtttaaaagcattttttatttcttagattatataaataatactttttctaaaaaataaaacactgttaatgaaaaaaaggttgatataatataaaaaattaagattatcattttatttttattattttaatattttaatttatcatataatctcatgtaaacaaaaattaaaatagtaactaataattttcaaaaatatttgttgtgttaatgaattttttagaagttttagaattttaaaaaaattaatatatttttaaaaattttaaatattaatagtttaaaaaaaatcaattacgcAATATTTGGGGCATAATAAATTGAGATTAAACAATTCACAAACTACGATCCGTGTCACTCCTCTTCGAGAACATCTAACCGTCGATCTACTCACAAATCCACGGTCAAAATCCAGCCTAATTGAAACCAATCTAATTGGCAATCTTTTTCACGCGGATTGCCAAGTCAGCATGCACACTTAACTAGGGGCGTCGATTATCCTCTAATCTACGGTTCGCATTCACTCATTCAAATTTCTGGAAATAAGGGGAAAGTTTCAAAGTTCCCTCCTTGTCCACATTCCCTCTATTAATACCGCCAATATCCACTCCCTCTGCATTACTTTTGCTTCAAAGTTTCTCTACAAATTCTCCAGAATCAAATACTCCTTTAATTTCCAATCTAAGAAATGGCTCGCACAAAGCAAACTGCTAGGAAGTCCACCGGAGGCAAGGCGCCACGTAAGCAGCTAGCCACCAAGGCGGCTCGCAAATCAGCTCCGGCAACCGGTGGAGTTAAGAAACCTCACCGTTTCAGGCCAGGAACTGTAGCCTTGAGAGAGATCAGAAAGTATCAGAAGAGTACAGAACTCCTCATCCGCAAGCTTCCATTCCAGAGGCTCGTGAGAGAAATTGCTCAAGATTTCAAGACTGATTTAAGGTTCCAAAGCAGCGCTGTGGCCGCTCTTCAGGAAGCTGCTGAGGC belongs to Mangifera indica cultivar Alphonso chromosome 2, CATAS_Mindica_2.1, whole genome shotgun sequence and includes:
- the LOC123206371 gene encoding histone H3.2, whose product is MARTKQTARKSTGGKAPRKQLATKAARKSAPATGGVKKPHRFRPGTVALREIRKYQKSTELLIRKLPFQRLVREIAQDFKTDLRFQSSAVAALQEAAEAYLVGLFEDTNLCAIHAKRVTIMPKDIQLARRIRGERA